DNA from Thermococcus argininiproducens:
TAACTTACTAGAGCTTCAGCAAAAACCACATTTGGAACATTCCCCACTTTTTCCCAAAGTAATTGTGGTTCAAATATAGGCTCATCAGACCTTGCGATAACCCTATAGGGATTAGAGGGATCGAGTAGAACCCACCCAATACTATAGCCTTTTTCCCAGCTTGCTCCGTTATAAAATAGCAAAATACCTCTGTCTGTGAGTATTGGGGGTGGTCCTGGTTCTACGAGACGTTCGTCAAACATTTTTAACCTTGCCTCTAGTATTGGATTTTTCCAGTCTGCTTTCCAATGAATTAAATCTTTGCTGTATGCAATCCAGATTTTCCAATCTCCAAAAAACATTATATAAGTTCCATTTATTTCAACTGGGAGTATTGCACCACTTTTTGTCCATGGCCATTCAGGGAACACTATTCCATGTTTTTCCCAGTGTATTAGATCTTTACTTGAAGCTATTGCAAGTCTTGCAGTGGAACCATCAAAAGCTGTATATGTCATGTAGTAGGTATCGTTGATTTTTACAATTCTTGGATCTTCACACCCCATTCTTTCTTCTGGGAGAGTGGGATATATTACGGGTTGAGGATACTTTTTGAAGTTTATCCCATCTTTACTAGTTGCTAAAGCTATATAAGATCTAAATTTATTGTCTTGGGCCCTGTAGAATAGATAAATTGTATCGTTAACAACAATTGCTGCGGGATTAAACGTTGCTTTGCTTTCGAAAGGATACTCTCCTGGAGATAAAATTGGTTTGTCTGAAACTCGTGTGTATCCATTTATTGGAGGAGTACAATCGTACCTGAATCCATAAGTTAGAAACAGAATTGTAAATATGAATAAAAAAATAATAGCCGCATATTTCTTTTTCAAAAAGTTCCCTCCTTATCCATAAATGAGTTCTCTTGTTTTAGCATCGAATATGTATATC
Protein-coding regions in this window:
- a CDS encoding glycoside hydrolase family 130 protein, translated to MKKKYAAIIFLFIFTILFLTYGFRYDCTPPINGYTRVSDKPILSPGEYPFESKATFNPAAIVVNDTIYLFYRAQDNKFRSYIALATSKDGINFKKYPQPVIYPTLPEERMGCEDPRIVKINDTYYMTYTAFDGSTARLAIASSKDLIHWEKHGIVFPEWPWTKSGAILPVEINGTYIMFFGDWKIWIAYSKDLIHWKADWKNPILEARLKMFDERLVEPGPPPILTDRGILLFYNGASWEKGYSIGWVLLDPSNPYRVIARSDEPIFEPQLLWEKVGNVPNVVFAEALVSYKGKWIMYYGAADKYIGAITAPACRFSFYGKEIKIAWFNEWLNKVFWRLYGENYP